The genomic stretch AAGCATTGCAAAATGATACCAAATCTGATTCCTAAAAGAATCAAATGGAGCTTTTAAAACTCTCTACATTTTACacattcaaacaataaaaaacagcaaaatccatttaataaaaattgtaccTTCATCATCAAGAGTTTGCATAGGTGTGCCAGTGGATATGGATGAAGCTTGTACCCACCATTATTGATACATGACAAAGCCAGTGCTCGTACCTTTTATGGTCAGCGACAGAAGCAAGAGATAGATAGtctcaatatttttattgaagtatgcaaaaatataattctGGAAGTACACCAAAGAGAGAGTTGAAAGCAACTTCTACCCcgcatcaacaaaaataaatttatgaataaaattgaaaaagagcCGAATAACAGAGTGGAAGACATCCCCACCCcaaaaaggaaacaagaaaaagaaaaacaactagCTTCTTTCCAAAATAAGTGTCTTGCTTTCCTGTTTGGAATGTCCCAAGACAAGCCTCCACTTTCAGAAGTAAAATCATTTCCTACTACTTTTTTCTATACACCcccaaccttaaaaaaaaaaaaagaaaaaaaaaaaaaaaagaaaaagagagaaaaaagaataccCTCATTAAGAGATTCTAGGGGTGTTCAAAATACCCACAAGACCAACCTGACCGAACTCGATCATGTGCGGCCGGTATTTCAGCTGGTTCAGTCTGGGGTCGAGTGATTTTGAGACTTCGACTTTTTTCAGTTTGGGGGATGGTTTTCAAACTTTGAACCAACCCCAAGTTGTGTCCTCGACTTAAATCAACTTTGCTTATTTTGTGGTAATGTGTGTCAAAAAGTATGCTATGTGCCGCATCCTTAATTAATGGTGAAAAGTCTTGAATCAGGAGTCAAGTGTTGACTAAGAAGCTTTACACTTGTTGCAAAGTTAATAATGTCCTTttgatttaaatgaaaatgtcCTTGTAGTGTCTTAGCTGTCCTTGTAATGGAAGAGTATCTAGTAAGACGTGAGTCTTGTATTTAGTGGGTTAGAACTTAGAAAGTTGTGGGTCATGTATGAAGTGGGTAGCCTAACGTCTACTTTAGAAAAGGACTACATTGATGTAATACTTTGTCAAAGAGTGTATAAATAGTGCAGTGCTGTTGAAACTGATAGCTGTAGTTACCAAAGATCCAAGATACTAAAATGCCAGAAAGAAAGGTCAGGAAAAAACTGATATATACAATTACCTCACTGATATAGGGTTCAATGATACAATACTGTAGATAGGATGCCTCAGCTGCAGCACTTAGAAGGAAACGCTTATAATTTCCAATTCGGAAAAAGCTGTTACAAAACAGAGACAATCTTTTAGTTTCCAGTAACTCATATTATAAATGAATACGATATAGAAGATCATAAGACagctaaaaatacaaaaagagcCTCCtaaacatgttaattttaacTAACCAACACTCATGAAGCAAATGAAACCATTGAAAAATTATGGAAAATACCGCAAGATTCTCCGAGCAAAACACATTTCCTTTGACTTGATTATTGGAATGGGCACATGACGAAACCACAAAGAAAGTGATTCTCCCTGTGGATCAGAAATAGCTATATTTCACGTATTTACAACTCAGCACAAAGCTGAAATTAAGAATGAACAAAATGAATTAACCACACCAATGAAGCAGAGATCAACCGTTGGTTGGCTGTTAGAACCAAGATGAAGAAGCACATAAAATGAATGGAACTCGGCTTCATTCTCATAAATAGAATCGGAACATCGATTTGCATCGTACAGATTAAATAGAGATGTTAGAGCCTTCGCAAGCTGCTCCATGTTAAGGTAGTGCACTGAAGAAATATTTGGGTCGCTACTACAACTTCGTAGCTTATGAAGAGAAATGACATGAAATTTAACCTGTGTGATAACGCATAGCAGGAATTAATGCAGAAAGCTTTAGAATGATTCCATGGTTTCAAGatcccaacaaaaaaattatgattttgataCAGTTTTCCTGCAAAGCCATGTAGAAAAGATGCATTCCATGCTTTGAAGTTTCAATTACAGTGAAGGGTATCAAGTGTGCTAATATGTAAATATGCGCATGCcagaagttaaaaaataaaagctgcTTTTCTGGTCATCTGCCTAGGGCAACTTGGCAAGAAAGTTAAATTAATCTAGGAACTTTCAAAgctttataattaaaaaaaaaacactatgaCCACATCTGGGGATGCAAGGAAGATACAGAAATTGACCtcaaaaggagagagagagagagagagagagagagagagagagagaggttacTGAAATTTGTCACTGGTGCTACAGTAAGTGAAAATCAGAATTCATATCCTTTACTAGTTGAGCTAAATCAGCATGGGTATATGAAACTGACTTAttcaataacattttttttgttcaactcCATACCTTCAACAGCATGACTTTCATAACTTAAGTCAGCTGCCCCCCAAGGCCCTCTCCCAATCCTCTATTCCATTACAGTCCCCTGTTTCCCTCCAAAAAGACGACAATGGCACCCCTCCCCTGACCACGCCTCAGTATGATCCAACCAAATTCCATTATGTATCAATCTCTAGATGGAAACTAGGGAACAATGATGCTATTCATTCTCTTTTGATAAATACAAGCATTTCTTCTTTATAATGTAACGTCCTAGTTGAAAAACTTGCCTAATGTAACGTCATCTATTTGGGACCAACAAATAGGTCCCAAATGCTACTAAGTACCGGTTTGGTTTATGGAAGTATGTTCTATATCAAGCAATAGCATCAAGGAACCAGTGAGTTTTCAACTCTCAAGCTTACCTCCACCGTGATCTCACACAGGAGGAAGCATCATTTGAACTAGAGCTGATTGGCTTCAATGACATTtcataaaatgataaaatgacaACATCATCTTAAACTGAATAGCTTTTTCATGTCTATTATGAGATAAATGAATTTCTTGCACAATAACATAGATTGAAAAggtttagaaaagaaaaacactaatGTTTTGGTCAATGAGAAATCATGTTTAGAGAAGGAATATGCTAACGTTGAATGGCTTATGACAAGGATGAAGAAGAGGTAGACAATTGAAAGGCTTTCTCCAAGATAAACATACCATTTTCTCATACATGTAGATTGCTTTATCATTGACAATATTCTGCATGCTCAGATCTTGCCTTATTGACCTTGTCCTATCGAAAATGAAGTCATGAACCACTTGAAAAGGATATTCTGTAGAGTCCGACAAGCTTAAAAGGTAGTCTAATGTGTCTTCCAATACTGGAAGAGGTCGCATATCTGATGCTTGCACATCTCTGATGGATATAGTTCTGCAAAACTAGTGAGAGGAAAGGAGGgtgaatatttttcttcaatcaacTACATGTGTGCCCACACACACAATGGAAATTATAAACATCAAATGGCAATGTGGCCAAAAAGATAATTCCACCAAATTAAACCTCTATATTATCATGCGTCAAAGACGTCTTTATCTGAAAAATGAGGTTTCAAAGAGAGACTCGGTGAAATAGATGTGCTTGTGATATTATACCATATGAGATATTCAAGTAGATAGAcgaaattgaacaaaaaaaggGTCATGATGCCTAGCATCAACTTAACAAAAATTGGAAACCATTATTCTGCTTCAATAAATACTACACACATAACTAAAATGTGATAAAGCTGTTGCAACCAATATAGAAATAATATATGAGATAACCAAGTATCAACAAtgaaagagagacaaaaaaacCAGCTCTTCATAAAAGATCAAAAGAAACATTGGACATTACATATGAAAAACTGAAGACTCTTCAGGAAGGACTGCTTTGAAAAATAGGCTCCAGCCATGTGATAATGAAAAAAAACGAAGACAGATGAGATGAGGCTGATTTCCAGGCCACTCACTACTAAGCAAAGACATAAGCAGAAACAAGGAAATCTTGGTCAAGTGACTCCAATTTAGCACGCCCCAATTTCAATTGCATGACTTCATCTTTCATAGGATCaattaaaacaacaattaaaTTAACTGGAGCAATGCAAATAGCATAACTTGAACAGCATATTGAGGCTGCCCATCAACTCAAGTCTTAATAGAAAGAAACATGATAGAGGCAGAGCCTCAAATAACGTATCGAAACATACATTTTGAAAGTAGGGAGGAGGCAAAACAGTGCACAATAAACTTTAATGATAATGcgtctatttttaaaatattgattaagcgattaaattcaccatttccTTTCCTAccagtttaagtttttaagataacaACTAATAATTTATCATAGTACCAAAGCATGTGGTTTTGAATTCGAACCCCACTCTTCACTCTACCTCCCATTCAAAGTTAAAATTTCAAGTTAAAATTCTACTTGTATCTAAAGTTTCATTTCCTACTAGTTTAAGTGTTGGGACAACCGGTAATCTATTAATCTGACACAACCAAATCCGTTCCAAAGCAATGCCATTAAAGCATGTAAATACATATTTCAGGAGGAAAATA from Corylus avellana chromosome ca1, CavTom2PMs-1.0 encodes the following:
- the LOC132167157 gene encoding SAC3 family protein C isoform X2, which produces MERSRRQRPNPSSSSSSSTRSQSYRRFPSNPTQNSKSPSTNRDAPGLAKPRRAGQEDRDVDDPSNRPLLVGTCPFMCPAGERAQRERLRDLAVFERLDGNPRKTSSDLAVKKFCRTISIRDVQASDMRPLPVLEDTLDYLLSLSDSTEYPFQVVHDFIFDRTRSIRQDLSMQNIVNDKAIYMYEKMGESLSLWFRHVPIPIIKSKEMCFARRILRFFRIGNYKRFLLSAAAEASYLQYCIIEPYISEVRALALSCINNGGYKLHPYPLAHLCKLLMMKESDLVSFCNACGLETNTDEAGNKLLPTKQTTFCCPKGGFQSCSFSGLQPLER
- the LOC132167157 gene encoding SAC3 family protein C isoform X1, with amino-acid sequence MERSRRQRPNPSSSSSSSTRSQSYRRFPSNPTQNSKSPSTNRDAPGLAKPRRAGQEDRDVDDPSNRPLLVGTCPFMCPAGERAQRERLRDLAVFERLDGNPRKTSSDLAVKKFCRTISIRDVQASDMRPLPVLEDTLDYLLSLSDSTEYPFQVVHDFIFDRTRSIRQDLSMQNIVNDKAIYMYEKMVKFHVISLHKLRSCSSDPNISSVHYLNMEQLAKALTSLFNLYDANRCSDSIYENEAEFHSFYVLLHLGSNSQPTGESLSLWFRHVPIPIIKSKEMCFARRILRFFRIGNYKRFLLSAAAEASYLQYCIIEPYISEVRALALSCINNGGYKLHPYPLAHLCKLLMMKESDLVSFCNACGLETNTDEAGNKLLPTKQTTFCCPKGGFQSCSFSGLQPLER